One Aliidongia dinghuensis DNA segment encodes these proteins:
- a CDS encoding diguanylate cyclase, whose amino-acid sequence MEATSIARDDKPFAAGITLGAFRILGLAQDEPHAYWYRATRLADGQPVVLYLPHQMRRPVLERQRALLAPIADPAIDRMLDLTELAGRPAMVLAHDGHAAFLSELCGTPIGDLDRFLTIAIGLADALARLHEREIVHRDVRPANVRYAPETGSVRLAGFSLAAELHRAGAVDPSAPLHGDLPYMSPEQTGRTNRPVDWRSDLYSLGVLFHELLTGATPFQAHDPIGWVHCHIARQPAPVTASRPDLPPMLASIVLKLLAKSVEQRYQSAAGLKADLEEFRVRLAADNGEAGFPLERHQRRRELVLPHRLYGRDADVGELLDAFERARAGNAELLLVTGPSGIGKSALVHEVLKPITRERGYFAQGKFDQYRHDTPYAAVIDALRTLVRSRLTEGPVRVRRWREATLQALGANAALVTDVIPELARTLGPTIVPAPVPPSEAKNRFHNAVTRLVQTLASDEHPVALVLDDLQWADSASVELLAGLLTDPDSRHFLVIGAYRDNEILAEGPLARGVRRIEAAARVTRLDLAPLTRDEIATYLADALQEDRPDLLPLAEILAARSEGNPFFLGQLLLSLAQAGSIRRELGVDGWVIDRAAILRQAATDPLADLLARRLDQLPPATASALGQAAAIGNRFALTTLAALCDQTEEATAAELVPALRAGLLIALDDGDKAPVLQFAHDRLQQAAYRLVPEGERPTVHLKLGRLLRGLAPAPEDPGFFDAVGHLNIARVLISDPTEREALSRLNVAAADRARSAAAFDAVLRSLTVALELLGGEPFDRAFALRLHLEASEAARLEQQEALSERLIAEARRFVASAHDEAAVLEMVTENRVVLGDLAGSVASALEALALLGLPLSERFAKLRLLPAIAKLKLTFWRRPIEQLADLPAMTDPRARLAMRIISACSVPAYVLGADVWPLLILLQTELSIRYGLAPATPHSFSSCAVVLCVVGDVEAGTRLGRLALELGPRLGALKQDFVFAFNTHHWKHRVADSLVPLRRSCIALHEAGDYNFAEYAAWAEITHLLYAGADLAGADNFRAEILPRIRRRGSPFGNGGVDMVLFFIDALRSEHLEIDVGAQDFGAPIEDRTELSGLHRAYFLVARCMLRLVFGATGAALADAAALEPLRNTLLSTVAFTIAPFYEALAVLGELDRMPAQARRRGLRRVRSVLRRQRRWARLSPGDHDHRVFLIEAELARVAGRHDRAAGLYLAALERAAAAGFQMDCGLIAEAAARLHRALGRDLRADRYLIEAHGYYRAWGARAKCQQLATQHPTLFRPGPGEAAARPAARPGALSGAFGADALDAATAIKLAAAVSSELLLEPLVVRLLDLAMENAGARFAALILADGGELTVPAEHRVDGDERLFILDRPLAETDLPAAVVHYVTHTGETVVLEDAGASLQFGNSARWADGVPRSVLCLPITDRGRLTGALYLENDLATGAFTQERVELLRVLAGQAAIAIANARLFTELDETRAALKRSNEALENSNRELERKVAERTSDLEASLQRLEEANVELERLANHDMLTGLFTRRRFFEAAELEQARARRTNHTGSIFVADLDHFKRINDTYGHAAGDAALRAVAQCLKASLRSVDIAGRLGGEELIALLPETALADAACVAERFRVMLERTVIRHEDLSFSVTTSVGVASWSGADEEIARVMARADTALYRVKHEGRNAIAVGTAPIQRSERPEAEPAVD is encoded by the coding sequence TCCTGGCACACGACGGGCATGCCGCGTTCCTGTCGGAGCTCTGCGGCACGCCGATTGGGGATCTCGACCGGTTTTTAACGATCGCGATCGGCCTCGCCGACGCGCTGGCGCGGCTGCACGAGCGCGAGATCGTGCATCGCGACGTTCGTCCGGCGAACGTGCGCTACGCGCCCGAAACCGGGTCGGTGCGGCTTGCCGGCTTCTCGCTTGCGGCGGAACTGCATCGCGCCGGCGCGGTCGATCCGTCGGCGCCGCTGCATGGCGATCTGCCCTACATGTCGCCCGAGCAGACCGGTCGGACCAATCGGCCGGTCGACTGGCGCAGCGATCTCTATTCGCTGGGCGTCCTGTTCCACGAGCTCTTGACCGGTGCCACGCCGTTCCAGGCCCACGACCCGATCGGCTGGGTGCATTGCCATATTGCGCGCCAGCCGGCGCCGGTCACGGCCTCGCGCCCCGACCTGCCGCCGATGCTGGCGTCGATCGTGCTCAAGCTGCTCGCGAAGAGCGTCGAGCAGCGCTACCAGTCGGCGGCCGGCCTCAAGGCCGATCTCGAGGAATTCCGCGTGCGGCTCGCGGCCGACAATGGCGAGGCGGGCTTTCCACTCGAGCGGCATCAGCGGCGTAGGGAGCTGGTGCTGCCGCACCGCCTCTACGGCCGCGATGCGGACGTCGGAGAACTGCTCGACGCGTTCGAACGGGCGCGGGCCGGCAATGCCGAGCTGCTGCTGGTCACGGGGCCGTCAGGCATCGGCAAGTCGGCGCTCGTGCACGAGGTGCTGAAGCCGATCACGCGCGAGCGCGGCTATTTCGCCCAGGGCAAGTTCGACCAATATCGGCACGACACGCCCTATGCCGCCGTCATCGACGCGCTCCGGACGCTGGTGCGCAGCCGGCTGACCGAAGGGCCGGTCCGCGTCCGGCGCTGGCGCGAGGCGACGCTCCAGGCGCTTGGCGCCAACGCGGCGCTGGTGACGGACGTGATCCCGGAGCTCGCGCGCACGCTTGGGCCCACGATCGTGCCGGCGCCGGTGCCGCCGAGCGAGGCGAAGAACCGCTTCCACAATGCCGTGACGCGCCTCGTCCAGACGCTTGCCAGCGACGAGCATCCGGTGGCGCTCGTGCTCGACGACCTGCAATGGGCGGACTCCGCGTCGGTCGAGCTGCTGGCCGGTCTTTTGACCGATCCGGACAGCCGGCATTTCCTGGTGATCGGCGCCTATCGCGACAACGAGATCCTGGCCGAGGGGCCGCTCGCCCGCGGTGTCCGGCGCATCGAAGCGGCGGCGCGCGTGACGCGGCTCGACCTTGCCCCGCTCACGCGCGACGAGATCGCGACCTATCTGGCGGATGCGCTCCAGGAAGACCGGCCGGACCTGCTGCCCTTGGCCGAGATCCTGGCGGCGCGCAGCGAGGGCAATCCGTTCTTCCTTGGGCAGCTGCTGCTGTCGCTCGCGCAAGCCGGCTCGATCCGGCGCGAACTGGGCGTCGACGGCTGGGTGATCGACCGGGCGGCGATCCTGCGCCAGGCGGCGACGGACCCGCTCGCCGACCTGCTGGCCCGCCGGCTCGACCAGCTGCCGCCCGCGACCGCGTCGGCGCTGGGACAGGCCGCCGCAATCGGCAACCGGTTCGCGCTCACGACGCTCGCCGCCCTCTGTGATCAGACGGAGGAGGCGACGGCGGCCGAGCTCGTGCCGGCACTTCGGGCGGGCCTGCTGATCGCGCTCGACGACGGCGACAAAGCACCGGTCTTGCAATTCGCCCACGACCGGCTGCAGCAGGCGGCCTACCGGCTGGTGCCGGAGGGTGAGCGGCCGACGGTCCATCTGAAGCTCGGCCGCTTGCTGCGCGGGCTGGCACCGGCCCCGGAGGATCCCGGCTTCTTCGACGCGGTCGGCCATCTCAATATCGCCCGCGTCCTGATCTCGGACCCGACCGAGCGGGAGGCGCTTTCCCGCCTCAACGTGGCGGCGGCCGATCGGGCGCGCAGCGCTGCCGCCTTCGATGCGGTCCTGCGCTCGCTCACCGTGGCGCTCGAACTCCTGGGCGGCGAGCCGTTCGACCGCGCCTTTGCGCTCCGGCTGCATCTTGAGGCGTCCGAGGCGGCCCGGCTCGAGCAGCAGGAGGCCCTGTCGGAGCGCTTGATCGCCGAGGCGCGCCGCTTCGTTGCCTCGGCGCACGACGAGGCCGCGGTGCTCGAAATGGTGACCGAGAACCGGGTCGTGCTCGGCGATCTCGCCGGCAGCGTCGCAAGCGCGCTCGAAGCGCTGGCGCTGCTCGGCCTGCCGCTGTCGGAGCGTTTCGCCAAGCTTCGCCTGCTGCCGGCGATCGCGAAACTCAAGCTCACGTTCTGGCGCCGCCCGATCGAGCAGCTGGCCGATCTGCCGGCGATGACGGACCCGCGCGCGCGGCTCGCCATGCGGATCATCTCGGCCTGCTCGGTCCCGGCCTACGTGCTGGGGGCCGACGTCTGGCCGCTGCTTATCCTGCTGCAGACGGAACTGTCGATCCGCTATGGGCTGGCGCCGGCGACACCGCACAGCTTCAGTTCCTGCGCCGTGGTGCTGTGCGTCGTGGGCGACGTCGAGGCCGGCACGCGGCTCGGCCGGCTGGCGCTCGAACTGGGCCCCCGGCTCGGCGCCTTGAAGCAGGACTTCGTCTTCGCCTTCAACACCCATCACTGGAAGCATCGGGTTGCCGACAGCCTGGTGCCGCTCCGGCGCTCCTGCATCGCGCTGCACGAGGCGGGCGACTACAATTTCGCCGAATATGCCGCCTGGGCCGAGATCACCCATCTGCTCTATGCTGGCGCCGACCTCGCGGGCGCCGACAATTTCCGCGCGGAAATCCTGCCGCGCATCCGCCGCCGCGGCTCGCCGTTCGGCAATGGCGGCGTCGACATGGTGCTGTTCTTCATCGACGCCCTGCGCTCGGAGCATCTTGAGATCGATGTCGGCGCTCAGGATTTCGGCGCCCCGATCGAGGACAGGACTGAGCTGTCGGGCCTGCATCGCGCCTATTTCCTGGTCGCCCGCTGCATGCTGCGCCTCGTCTTCGGCGCGACCGGCGCAGCACTCGCCGATGCCGCTGCGCTCGAGCCGCTGCGCAACACGCTGCTCAGCACCGTCGCCTTCACCATCGCGCCGTTCTACGAGGCGCTGGCGGTTCTGGGCGAGCTCGACCGGATGCCGGCCCAGGCACGGCGCCGGGGCCTCCGCCGCGTCCGCTCGGTCCTGCGCCGCCAGCGCCGCTGGGCGCGCCTGTCGCCGGGCGATCACGATCACCGTGTCTTCCTGATCGAGGCGGAGCTGGCGCGTGTCGCCGGGCGCCACGACCGGGCGGCCGGTCTCTATCTCGCGGCCCTCGAGCGGGCCGCGGCCGCGGGCTTCCAGATGGATTGCGGCCTCATCGCCGAGGCGGCGGCACGGCTCCATCGCGCGCTCGGCCGCGATCTGCGCGCCGACCGCTATCTGATCGAGGCGCACGGCTATTACCGGGCCTGGGGTGCCCGCGCGAAATGCCAGCAGCTCGCAACCCAGCATCCGACCCTGTTCCGTCCGGGACCGGGCGAGGCGGCGGCCCGTCCAGCGGCGCGGCCGGGGGCGCTGTCGGGCGCATTTGGCGCCGATGCACTCGACGCCGCGACCGCGATCAAGCTCGCCGCCGCGGTCTCGAGCGAGCTCTTGCTGGAGCCGCTGGTCGTTCGGCTGCTCGATCTCGCCATGGAGAACGCCGGGGCCCGTTTCGCAGCCCTCATCCTCGCCGACGGTGGCGAGCTCACGGTGCCGGCCGAACATCGGGTCGACGGGGACGAACGGCTCTTCATCCTCGACCGGCCGCTCGCCGAGACCGATCTGCCGGCCGCTGTGGTCCATTACGTGACCCACACGGGCGAGACGGTCGTGCTCGAGGACGCCGGTGCCTCGCTCCAGTTCGGCAATTCCGCCCGCTGGGCCGACGGCGTGCCGCGCTCCGTGCTCTGCTTGCCGATCACCGATCGCGGCCGGCTCACGGGCGCGCTTTATCTCGAGAACGACCTCGCGACCGGCGCTTTCACCCAGGAACGGGTCGAGCTGCTGCGCGTGCTCGCCGGCCAGGCGGCAATTGCCATTGCCAATGCCCGGCTGTTCACCGAGCTTGACGAGACGCGGGCGGCGCTCAAGCGGTCGAACGAGGCGCTCGAGAATTCGAACCGCGAGCTCGAGCGCAAGGTCGCCGAGCGGACCAGTGACCTCGAGGCGTCGCTCCAGCGGCTCGAGGAGGCCAATGTCGAGCTGGAGCGGCTCGCCAACCACGACATGCTGACGGGGCTGTTCACGCGCCGGCGCTTCTTCGAGGCGGCGGAGCTGGAGCAGGCGCGGGCGCGCCGCACGAACCACACCGGCAGCATCTTCGTGGCCGATCTCGACCATTTCAAACGGATCAACGACACCTATGGCCATGCCGCCGGCGACGCTGCGCTCAGGGCGGTGGCACAGTGCCTGAAGGCGAGCCTGCGCTCGGTCGACATCGCCGGGCGGCTGGGCGGCGAGGAGCTGATCGCGCTCTTGCCCGAGACGGCGCTTGCGGATGCGGCCTGTGTCGCCGAGCGCTTCCGCGTGATGCTGGAGCGCACGGTGATCCGGCACGAGGACCTGAGCTTCTCGGTCACGACCAGCGTCGGCGTCGCCAGCTGGTCCGGTGCCGACGAGGAGATCGCGCGCGTGATGGCCCGCGCCGACACGGCGCTCTATCGCGTGAAGCACGAGGGCCGCAACGCGATCGCGGTCGGGACGGCACCGATACAACGGTCGGAGCGGCCAGAGGCGGAGCCTGCGGTCGACTAG